Part of the Kangiella geojedonensis genome is shown below.
ATCAAAACGGCGCATGTTTTCCTGCAACAAACAAAAAATATGCAACAACTCAATTGTCGTTTTGATGTAGTTTCCGTAACATTACAACACAAACTACTATCAGCCGACTGGGTACAAAATGCATTCCAATTACACGGCTGGTGAAAGACATTAGGCTATCTATGATAGAACGTATACGCGATATTTTTACAGAAAGCATTCAAACTAAAATTGCAGCAGCTGACTCTCTCCCTGAGTCTATTGCAAGCGCAGGGCAAATCCTTGTCAACTCACTATTGGCCGGTAATAAAGTCCTCAGCTGTGGTAACGGCGGCTCAGCAGGCGATGCGCAGCACTTCTCCTCTGAAATGCTTAACCGTTTCGAGCGTGAACGCCCTAGTCTACCAGCTATCGCACTAACCACTGATACTGGAACGCTAACGTCAATTTCGAATGATTACAGCTATAACGACGTATTCTCAAAGCAGCTAAGAGCACTTGGTCAACCGGGCGATATCTTATTAGCGATTTCGACCAGCGGTAATTCGCGTAATGTGATCAATGCCATGGAAACTGCGCTCAGTAAGGATATGCTTATTGTCGCCTTAACAGGTAAGGACGGAGGCGAAATGGCAGGGCTTATGGGACAGAATGATGTAGAAATACGGGTTCCATCTAACTCTACCGCCAGAATACAGGAAGTTCACTTAGTAGTGATTCACGCTTTGTGTGATTTTATTGATAATTCTTTATTTGGTACTGAGGCTTAATACCATGATTTTAACCCGAATTTTGCGCATCCTTAGTCTTATCACTGTGACTATATTTATCTTACCGGCTTGTACAACTTTTGGCACTATGGCTGAAGATAACAGCATTGAAAGTCGTGTTTATACCATTACTGATGCTATTGAAGCCAAAAACAAGCCTTCGTTTATTGGTGTAGATAGTCACAATCTTTACGTCTTAATCTACGGCCAAGTCCCTTCTGAACAAGTGAAAGCCCAAGTATCAAGCGAAGTAAAAGGTATCCCAGAAATACGGAAAATATTTAACGAGCTTCGTATCGCTGATCCAGAAAAAGTTAGCACCATGTCGGATACATGGATAACCACCAAGGTTAAATCCAGCTTAGCGGCCGAGAAAGGTCTCGATTCCAAACGTATAAACGTGACTACAGAAGCTGGCGAGGTATTTCTGATGGGGCTTGTCACCCGTGAAGAAGGCGACAAAGCAGCCCTCGTTGCCCGCAATATCTCAGGCGTTAAAAAAGTGGTAAAAATATTCGAGTACATTAATTAGTATTGACGTTACTGTTATAAAAAAGCCCAGCATATGCTGGGCTTTTTTATTTCTATGGCATTAAAAGCTATTTCACGACTTTTAAATTAGGTCTGCCTTTTGGCGGTGTCGGTGGCTCATCATCTGGACCATCACTATTATCGCCATGATTATTATCATCACTTGACTGTGGGGCATCGCCTTCGCCATACATATTGGGCGAAAACATAATCCCTTGATCGTTCTCTCGCGCATAAATTGCAACGATTGAATTCATCGGGATATAGATATCCAATGATTTACCGGAAAAACGAGCACTAAAGCTCAAGTAGTCATGATTCAGTTCAAAGTTGGCAACCGCTTCTGGGGCAATATTGAGAACAATCTTGCCATCATTTGCGAATTGCTGAGGAATATTAACTTCTGGGTGAGAGCAGTCGACTAAGACTTGTGGTGTCCAGCCATTATCAATCATCCACTCATAATAGGCGATGAGAAGGTATGGCTGTAATGGCGTGGAATCCGCCATTACATCAAGCCTAATTTCATTTCACGTTCTTCTTCGGTCAAACTGACTTTGAAAGATTCACGCTCAAAGATTTTTTCCATATATTCGTGAATAGCTTTGCTACCGCGACCACTAATTTCAATACCTAATTGATCAGCACGCCACAATAATGGAGCAATGACGCAATCAACTAGTGAAAATTCTTCACTCATGAAGTAAGGGTTGCTTGCAAACACTGGAGATAAGCCCAAAATGCTTTCTTGAAGCTCTTTACGGGCTTTCTTGGCTTTAGCCTCAGTACCATTCACAATGATTTCGTACTGGCTGTACCATTCTTTTTGAATGCGGTGCATCATCAAACGGCTACGGCCACGAGTCACAGGATAAACCGGCATCAGTGGTGGATGTGGAAAACGCTCATCCAGGTACTCCATTACGATGCTTGCTTCATACAGCACTAAGTCACGATCGATTAGCGTTGGCACTGACCCATACGGGTTCAGATCCATCAAATCTTCAGGGACTTTATCTGAAGTCACTTCTACCACTTCATAATTAACACCTTTTTCCGCCAGCACAATACGTGCTTGATGACTGTAAACGTCATTGCCTGAATAAAGTGTCATTACCGAACGTTTGGCAACTACGGCCATACTTTTTCTCCTAACAGTAAGGGCCTCTAAGGTGAGGCCCATAAAACCGAATTACTTCTTCTTGATATCTTTCCAGAACTCTTTCTTCAAGAAGTATGCTAATACCAGCAAGATCAATAAGAACAATAAAGACCATAGGCCAATTGCCTTACTTTTTAGTTTCACTGGGTTAGCGGTATACGCCATAAACGCTACCAAGTCGCGAACCGCATGGTCGTACTCTTGTGGCGTCATGTCACCTTCTTTAACGATAGTGAACATTTTGCCTTCACGAGCCAGCTTCGCATATTCTAATTCAGCGTCATGCACTTCTTCTTCGATTAAAGCAATCTCTTCTTCTGCTTTAGCAACTGCCTCAGCAGAAGCTTCTGCATCGTTAACCGTCGCTCTTAGAACTTCCATGCGAGACTTGCCAGTAGCGATAGTATCTTCAACTGCCACTAACTCGTCACTTTTCGCCTGAAGCCCCTGAAGGTCAGATAGCACGTGTGGCATACCGACGCTTGGGAAGACCGTGTTGTTAACGCCGAATGGACGTGAATCATCTAGGTAGAACGCTCGAAGATAGTTATACACCCAGTCATTACCACGAACACGGGCTACTAAAGAAAGGTCCAGTGGGTTAACACCAAACCACTTCTCCGCAAGCTCTTTGTCCATAGCTTTATTCATGGTGTCGCCCAGCTTGCCTTCACCAAGAATAAGCTCTGATGCTTGTTCTTCAGTTAAGTCAAGATCTTGAGCAATACGTGAATAACGCACGTACTCCATTGAGTGACAACCTTGGCAATAGTTAACGTATAACTTTGCGCCGTTTTGGATCGACGCCTTATCACCATAATTAATATTCGCCTTATCGTTCGGATAAGTCGTTCCACCACCCGCAGCAAAAGCGGTTACAGGTAGCAGGAATAAAATAGCTGTAATTAACTTTTTCATTTGTCTGTTACCCTCTCTGGTACTGGCTTAGTCTTCTCAAACTTCGGTAAGAACCAAAGAGCAATAAAGAAGAAGAAGTAGTAAGCCGTACAAATTTGACCCAATAATGCTGTAGTTGGTGTCACTGCAATCACACCTAACACACCAAGGATGATGAACGATACAACGAAGAAGAATAGTAATACTTTAAACGAAGTACCGCGGTAACGAATCGACTTCACTTTCTGACGATCTAACCATGGCAATAAGAATAGAATCACAATCGCCAATGCCATCACGATAAAGCCACCAAACGGATCTGGAACCGCACGCAACATCGTATAGAACGGCGTGAAGTACCAAACTGGAGCAATATGCGGTGGAGTCTTAAGTGGGTTCGCCGGCTCAAAGTTTGGACGCTCTAGGAAGTAGCCGCCAAAATCAGGAGCAAAGAACACGATGCTTAAGAAAATCATCAAGAAGACCACCACACCCACAATATCTTTCACTGTGTAGTATGGGTGGAATGGGATACCGTCTAGCGGAATACCGTTCTCGTCTTTCTTCTCTTTAATTTCTACGCCGTCAGGGTTATTAGAACCGACTTTATGTAGCGCCACAATGTGTAAGAACACCATCGCAACCAGCGCTAAAGGTACAGCCACAACGTGTAGTGCAAAGAAGCGGTTTAGAGACGCTAATGACAGCGTAAAGTCACCACGAATCCACTCAACCAAGTCAGGACCAATCACTGGGATAGTACCAAACAGGTTAATAATTACCTGAGCACCCCAGAACGACATCTGACCCCATGGCAATAGGTAGCCCATGAACGCTTCAGCCATCAAAAGGACAAAGATGATCATACCGAAGATCCACACTAGCTCGCGAGGCTTCTTGTATGAACCGTAGATGATGCCACGGAACATATGAAGATAGACCACCACGAAGAACGCAGAAGCACCGGTAGAGTGCAAGTAACGGATAATCCAACCCATGTCGACATCACGCATGATGTACTCTACAGAGGCGAAAGGCTCGCTCGGGCTGTAGAACATGGTTAACCAGATACCGGTTAATAATTGGTTCACTAGAACTAGAAGTGCTAAAGAACCGAAGAAATACCAAAAGTTAAAGTTTTTTGGTGCGTAGTATTCCGCTAAATGCTCATTCCAAACTTTAGTCGCTGGGAAACGTGCATCAAGCCATGTCATGAAACTTTTAAACATTAGGCACCTCCATCTTCGCCCACAACAATTACTTTATTTGTTGTGTCGAGTGCATAAGGTGGGACTTCTAAGTTCGCGTTTGCTGGAACGCCCGCGTAAACACGGCCAGCTAAATCGAACTTAGAGCCATGACATGGGCAGTAGAAGCCGCCTAGCCAATCATTTTCAAGCGAACCTGCATCAGCATAAAGCGTTGGTGAGCACCCTAAATGCGTACACAAGCCAACGGCAACGAAAATTTCAGGCTCAATTGAGCGAAATTCGTTTTTACAATAAGCCGGTTGTTGATCAGCTTCTGAATTTGGATCAGCAACAATACCTTCGCTTTTAGAAATGCTACCAAGCATTTTCTTGTCACGACGGATAATCCATACAGGCTTACCACGCCACTCAACAGTAATCTGCTGACCAACTTCAAGCTTGCTATATTCTTGCTCTACTGGCGCACCGGCCGACTGTGCTTTCGCACTCGGTGCCCAGGAACGTACAAAAGGTACAGCCGCACCAATCACACCAACCGCGCCTACTGCTGAAGTAGCCCCGATTAGGAGATTCCTGCGTCCTTTGTTAACGCCCTGATTACTCATTCGAATAGTCTCCCCACGAAGAAAACCCATCTGTCAAAACAACAGATGGGACAAAATCAATATTGATAAATAAACTGCTCAAAACCGTTAAAGAACACACACGGTGTCAGTGGCAGGTTACTGGGCGCATATCTTATAGGAAATGTGTGGTTATTACAATGTGGTCAGACCAGATGAGGTTATTCTAGGAATGCGAATTGGCAAAAAACTAAGCTTTTGAAAATAAAGCAATACAAACAAAAACACCCGCCAATAGGCAGGTGTTTTGCAACTCGACAATTCTCGCTCTTGGAAAGAGCGGCGTAAAATTAACGCTTAGAGAACTGAGGACGTTTACGTGCTTTGTGAAGACCAACTTTCTTACGCTCAACAGCACGTGCATCACGAGTAACGTAACCCGCTTGACGTAGTGGTGCGCGAAGCTCTTCATCATATTCCATAAGTGCACGAGTAATACCGTGGCGGATTGCACCCGCTTGACCAGTACCACCGCCACCAGAAACAGTAACGTAAACATCGAATTTTTCAAGAAGTTCAGTCAACTCTAGTGGTTGACGAACGACCATACGTGACGTCTCGCGACCAAAATATTGGTCTAAGCTCTTTTGGTTGACAGTGATATCACCGTTACCAGGACGCAAGAATACGCGAGCTGTTGAGCTTTTACGACGACCTGTACCGTAGTATTGTTCAGCCATGATTTCCTACCTTAAATATCTAATTTAATAGGTTGCTGAGCGGCATGATTATGCTCAGAGCCTGCGTAAACTTTCAATTTGCGGAACATATCACGACCTAATGGGTTCTTAGGCAACATACCTTTAACCGCTTTTTCAATAATCATTTCAGGCTTCTCAGCTTGAAGTTTATTGAAGTTAGTCTCTTTGATACCACCAGGGTAACCAGAGTGACGGTAGTACATTTTGTTGTCCGCTTTGTTACCAGTTACAGTAACTTTCTCAGCATTGATAACAACGATGTAATCGCCAGTATCAACGTGAGGTGTATATTCAGCTTTATGCTTGCCTTTTAAACGGCGAGCGACTTCAGTCGCCAAGCGACCTAATGTTTTGCCTTCTGCGTCGACGACATACCAGTCGCGCTTTACAGTTTCAGGCTTTGCACTAAATGTTTTCATATTCGTTAAGCTCCAAAAAGCCATTTGCACCCGCAAAAATAAGTCATCTAAGACAACTTATCAGACCGCTGACGCTCGCTAGAAGTCAGTCACCAGCCCATAAAAAAGAGCGCAAATCATACAGAACCCGCCCCTATATTACAAGTGGCAGGCGAAGGATTTACTAAAATTATGTTTCGTCTTGGGCAAATTTACGAATTTTCAAACAAATCCTTTCAAAAAGACTTTATTTACGGGGCTTTTAACGCTATAAATAACACTGCGTTGGGAGAGTCAATTTTGCATTGCTCGCCAAGACAGTACGTATTTTAACAGTCAAACAACCCAAGAGGCAAAGGAAAAATGGCAGATAATAAAACTCGCAAGATTACTGCGGTCAAAGAGAAGTTCACTAAAACCCAAATTTTAAACGAAATCGCTGCTCAAACAGGCCTTACAAAGAAAGATGTAGGCGCTGTGATTGATGAATTAGGGATCGTTATCGAGCGTCATATTAAGAAGCGTTCTGTTGGTGAGTTTACCCTTCCAGGCCTATTAAAGATCAGCACTGTGAAAAAGCCTGCGGTTAAAGCACGTAAAGGCATCAACCCATTCACTGGTGAAGAAACGACATTTAAAGCAAAACCTGCTTCAACTGCTGTAAAAGTTCGTCCTCTTAAAAAGCTCAAGGATATGGCGAAGTAATAAGCACTCCCAAAGATTCCTAAAAACCGGCTTTTGCCGGTTTTTTATTGCCTGAACACATGGCTTTAGCTATCTATTAAATCCATCGACTGCGACAATTTGTCACATCCCCATCGCCCACTCTTCCTTCTATAATTCGCGCCGTTGCTTACCAACTGACGAATGAAGTATGAGACACATCACATTATTATTGACTGGCTTTGTAGCCGTTTCTGCTGTGGCAGAAGAGTCCGACGTTTCTAAAAAAATATTAGACACCATGGTTATCACCGCCACCCAGACCAAAACGAAACTAAAAGATCGCTCAGAGTCAATAGGTGTTATCGGAGAACAAACCATTGAAGACACCAACCCAACACATGCCGCTGATACCTTAAATCGTATCGCTGGGGTCAACATCGTTCAGCTTGGTAGTGGCAGCCAGGGTGTTGCAGCTGCCATACGTCAGCCAATTTCCTATGGGCCGGTCTATTTATACCTCGAAAATGGTGTACCGGTTCGTTCGCCGGCATTTTTTAATCATAACTCACTGTATGAAACTAATTTCTCAGAAGCACACGGTGCTGAAATCCTTAAAGGACCTGGCTCTGCACTCTATGGTTCTGATGCCATTGGTGGCGTCGTTAACATCCTATCCAACCAGCCGATTACACACGACCGGCAACAGCTGACTCTTGAGTCAGGCTCCGACGAGTGGCGTCGACTGCAGTTCAAGTCGGATAACCGATTCGAGCAGGACAGCCTTTCTATTCGCCTCGGTGTCATCGATAGCGAAGGCTGGCGCCAGCATACTGCGGTTGATCGTCAGAATGCGCTCATCAACTGGCAAACGTCCGGGTTAGGGTTTGATGAGATAAACAGTCTGTTCTCTTATACCCAGATAGATATGGATACGGGTGGCTCAGGGTTGCGCTATGAAGACTTCATTAACAACAGTCAGCAAGCTGGCAATTTAATCGGTTTTCGTGAAGTTGAATCCTATCGACTGTCCAGTGCGCTGCATAAAGATCTTGCCTCAGGACGCTTAACCATTACTCCTTATGTGCGCAGTAACGATCTACAATACATGGCGACTTGGACCTTGAATACCGGACGCGAAGTGTTTATCCCTTGGCTCGGTCAAACGGTCCTAGACTCACAAGACGCGCACATTAACCATAGTGGGCACGACTCAATCGGCGCACTCCTCCGCTACCAACAAGATTCTGAAGCTCTAAATGGATTCTGGATTGTCGGCGTTGACTTAGATAAAAGTGAAGGCTACACCCAGCAAACTTATATAGAGCGTACTGACAACGATCCAGGCAACTATTGGCTTGCCTATCAAACCGCCGGGCTTTTGTACGATTACGAGGTAGATTTTACTTCGGTATCACCCTACCTCCACATGGAGTCAGATATCACGAACAATCTCAGGGTTAATGCTGGTTTGCGTTATGACAGTGTACGCTATGATTACGACAACCATTTAAGTACCGTCACTAGCGGAAGCATCCATTTACGCCCAGCAGATACACAGTTAAGCATGGACCACTTAAGTCCCAAACTCGGCTTAACCTACCAATGGTCTGATGATTTAAGTAGTTACGTGTCTTACCGCAATGCTTTTCGCATACCAAGCTCTGGACAGCTGTTCCGCTCTGGAAAAACCCTCGACTCAACCAGCCTTAAACCGGTTGTCGCCGACAGTTTTGATATCGGTATTCGCGGTAACCTGACCGACGAGATTAATTTTGAATTGGCGCTTTATCACATGGTAAAGGACGATGATATTGTCAGCCTAACCGAGGCTGATGGTAGTCGCCGCAATGCCAATGTCGGGGAAACACAGCATCAAGGCTTGGAGCTGGGCTTAGACTATTACTTCGCTATGAACTGGCAGCTTGGCTTGTCTTACACCACGTCACGTCACGAATTTAAACAATGGCAAGTCTCCGATAGCGATGATTTCAGCAGAAACCGTATTCCTCTAGCACCCACTCATTACACCAACCTCCGACTCGCTTATATGCCTGACTTTCTTAACGGTGGACGCATTGAGCTGGAAGGGATTGATATGGGAGGTTACTTCGTTGATGAAGCCAATACTGATCGCTACTCTGGGCACAGTTTGCTGAATATTCGTACCAATTATTACTTGGGCGATAGCCTTGAACTGTACCTGAATATTCTAAACGCTACCGATAAACTGTACGCCGAAACCACCAGTAAATGGGGCCCCACTTATACACCAGGCAAGCCAAGGACCGCTTACCTAGGTCTTCGTGTGAACTTTTAACGGTTAATCAATATGAAATCCTCATCACTGCACCTTAAGGCTCACCGCTGGCACAAACGCTTCGGGCTTGCCTTAGCCGTCGTAACAATTATGTGGGGGTTGAGTGGAATCGCTCACCCCTTAATGAGCCGTATCAAGCCTGTTGCACAAGCACAGCTACCGCTTCAAGCTTTGAATATAAGTCAGTTGTCCAGCATTGGGCAGATACTCGAAACAGCTCCTGAGTCCAACGACGCTTTGATCCTAA
Proteins encoded:
- a CDS encoding HU family DNA-binding protein, whose amino-acid sequence is MADNKTRKITAVKEKFTKTQILNEIAAQTGLTKKDVGAVIDELGIVIERHIKKRSVGEFTLPGLLKISTVKKPAVKARKGINPFTGEETTFKAKPASTAVKVRPLKKLKDMAK
- a CDS encoding phosphoheptose isomerase — translated: MIERIRDIFTESIQTKIAAADSLPESIASAGQILVNSLLAGNKVLSCGNGGSAGDAQHFSSEMLNRFERERPSLPAIALTTDTGTLTSISNDYSYNDVFSKQLRALGQPGDILLAISTSGNSRNVINAMETALSKDMLIVALTGKDGGEMAGLMGQNDVEIRVPSNSTARIQEVHLVVIHALCDFIDNSLFGTEA
- the rpsI gene encoding 30S ribosomal protein S9 is translated as MAEQYYGTGRRKSSTARVFLRPGNGDITVNQKSLDQYFGRETSRMVVRQPLELTELLEKFDVYVTVSGGGGTGQAGAIRHGITRALMEYDEELRAPLRQAGYVTRDARAVERKKVGLHKARKRPQFSKR
- the petA gene encoding ubiquinol-cytochrome c reductase iron-sulfur subunit, producing the protein MSNQGVNKGRRNLLIGATSAVGAVGVIGAAVPFVRSWAPSAKAQSAGAPVEQEYSKLEVGQQITVEWRGKPVWIIRRDKKMLGSISKSEGIVADPNSEADQQPAYCKNEFRSIEPEIFVAVGLCTHLGCSPTLYADAGSLENDWLGGFYCPCHGSKFDLAGRVYAGVPANANLEVPPYALDTTNKVIVVGEDGGA
- a CDS encoding cytochrome c1 — its product is MKKLITAILFLLPVTAFAAGGGTTYPNDKANINYGDKASIQNGAKLYVNYCQGCHSMEYVRYSRIAQDLDLTEEQASELILGEGKLGDTMNKAMDKELAEKWFGVNPLDLSLVARVRGNDWVYNYLRAFYLDDSRPFGVNNTVFPSVGMPHVLSDLQGLQAKSDELVAVEDTIATGKSRMEVLRATVNDAEASAEAVAKAEEEIALIEEEVHDAELEYAKLAREGKMFTIVKEGDMTPQEYDHAVRDLVAFMAYTANPVKLKSKAIGLWSLLFLLILLVLAYFLKKEFWKDIKKK
- the rplM gene encoding 50S ribosomal protein L13 yields the protein MKTFSAKPETVKRDWYVVDAEGKTLGRLATEVARRLKGKHKAEYTPHVDTGDYIVVINAEKVTVTGNKADNKMYYRHSGYPGGIKETNFNKLQAEKPEMIIEKAVKGMLPKNPLGRDMFRKLKVYAGSEHNHAAQQPIKLDI
- a CDS encoding TonB-dependent receptor is translated as MRHITLLLTGFVAVSAVAEESDVSKKILDTMVITATQTKTKLKDRSESIGVIGEQTIEDTNPTHAADTLNRIAGVNIVQLGSGSQGVAAAIRQPISYGPVYLYLENGVPVRSPAFFNHNSLYETNFSEAHGAEILKGPGSALYGSDAIGGVVNILSNQPITHDRQQLTLESGSDEWRRLQFKSDNRFEQDSLSIRLGVIDSEGWRQHTAVDRQNALINWQTSGLGFDEINSLFSYTQIDMDTGGSGLRYEDFINNSQQAGNLIGFREVESYRLSSALHKDLASGRLTITPYVRSNDLQYMATWTLNTGREVFIPWLGQTVLDSQDAHINHSGHDSIGALLRYQQDSEALNGFWIVGVDLDKSEGYTQQTYIERTDNDPGNYWLAYQTAGLLYDYEVDFTSVSPYLHMESDITNNLRVNAGLRYDSVRYDYDNHLSTVTSGSIHLRPADTQLSMDHLSPKLGLTYQWSDDLSSYVSYRNAFRIPSSGQLFRSGKTLDSTSLKPVVADSFDIGIRGNLTDEINFELALYHMVKDDDIVSLTEADGSRRNANVGETQHQGLELGLDYYFAMNWQLGLSYTTSRHEFKQWQVSDSDDFSRNRIPLAPTHYTNLRLAYMPDFLNGGRIELEGIDMGGYFVDEANTDRYSGHSLLNIRTNYYLGDSLELYLNILNATDKLYAETTSKWGPTYTPGKPRTAYLGLRVNF
- a CDS encoding cytochrome b, whose protein sequence is MFKSFMTWLDARFPATKVWNEHLAEYYAPKNFNFWYFFGSLALLVLVNQLLTGIWLTMFYSPSEPFASVEYIMRDVDMGWIIRYLHSTGASAFFVVVYLHMFRGIIYGSYKKPRELVWIFGMIIFVLLMAEAFMGYLLPWGQMSFWGAQVIINLFGTIPVIGPDLVEWIRGDFTLSLASLNRFFALHVVAVPLALVAMVFLHIVALHKVGSNNPDGVEIKEKKDENGIPLDGIPFHPYYTVKDIVGVVVFLMIFLSIVFFAPDFGGYFLERPNFEPANPLKTPPHIAPVWYFTPFYTMLRAVPDPFGGFIVMALAIVILFLLPWLDRQKVKSIRYRGTSFKVLLFFFVVSFIILGVLGVIAVTPTTALLGQICTAYYFFFFIALWFLPKFEKTKPVPERVTDK
- a CDS encoding BON domain-containing protein; the encoded protein is MILTRILRILSLITVTIFILPACTTFGTMAEDNSIESRVYTITDAIEAKNKPSFIGVDSHNLYVLIYGQVPSEQVKAQVSSEVKGIPEIRKIFNELRIADPEKVSTMSDTWITTKVKSSLAAEKGLDSKRINVTTEAGEVFLMGLVTREEGDKAALVARNISGVKKVVKIFEYIN
- a CDS encoding ClpXP protease specificity-enhancing factor; translation: MADSTPLQPYLLIAYYEWMIDNGWTPQVLVDCSHPEVNIPQQFANDGKIVLNIAPEAVANFELNHDYLSFSARFSGKSLDIYIPMNSIVAIYARENDQGIMFSPNMYGEGDAPQSSDDNNHGDNSDGPDDEPPTPPKGRPNLKVVK
- the sspA gene encoding stringent starvation protein SspA, which gives rise to MAVVAKRSVMTLYSGNDVYSHQARIVLAEKGVNYEVVEVTSDKVPEDLMDLNPYGSVPTLIDRDLVLYEASIVMEYLDERFPHPPLMPVYPVTRGRSRLMMHRIQKEWYSQYEIIVNGTEAKAKKARKELQESILGLSPVFASNPYFMSEEFSLVDCVIAPLLWRADQLGIEISGRGSKAIHEYMEKIFERESFKVSLTEEEREMKLGLM